A window from Pirellulales bacterium encodes these proteins:
- a CDS encoding amino acid permease — translation MSLNQLFRKKSLEILLDEMAGEHRLHRVLGPVSLTALGIGSIIGAGIFVMTGRVAAVDAGPAILISYTVAAVGCALAALCYAEFAAMAPVAGSAYTYSYTTLGEVFAWIIGWDLILEYSMACATVAAAWPKYLNELLHALGAPIIDPRFITDPFSKIHGAETHGIVNLPAAIIMGIITWILVLGIRESARTNAVLVVVKLAVVIFVIIVGWSYVNPSNWTEIPVTARIDKPGADPAAKWGILGLLGINEWLTPIDKAVQSPFAPYGFSGIMAGAAMVFFAYIGFDSISTHAEEAINPQRDVPFGILASLVICTLLYIGVAAVITGMVPYPEIHQDAAVAAAFRQKAQTDPSPLLRWSNGLVAAGGLAGMTSVLLVTFLSQVRVFLAIARDGLLPPIFKDVHPKYRTPHLATMLTGGVICLATAFTPIHILEQMVNIGTLMAFVIVCGSVLMLRVQRPDVNRPFRCPAIYIVAPLGILVNFIMMLFQPWETWLRLAVWLAAGLAIYMFYGRHHSTLGQAIAREIHTQGFGPTDAPLPGPKR, via the coding sequence ATGAGCCTGAACCAACTGTTTCGCAAGAAGTCGCTGGAGATTCTGCTGGACGAGATGGCGGGGGAGCACCGGTTGCACCGCGTGCTGGGACCGGTCTCGCTCACGGCGCTGGGGATCGGTTCGATCATCGGCGCCGGCATCTTTGTCATGACCGGCCGGGTGGCGGCAGTCGACGCGGGCCCGGCCATTTTGATTTCTTACACGGTGGCGGCCGTAGGCTGCGCGCTGGCCGCGCTGTGTTATGCCGAGTTCGCCGCTATGGCGCCGGTGGCCGGCAGCGCCTACACCTATTCGTACACCACGCTCGGCGAGGTCTTTGCCTGGATCATCGGCTGGGACCTCATCCTCGAATACTCCATGGCCTGCGCCACGGTGGCCGCGGCCTGGCCCAAGTATCTCAACGAGTTGCTCCATGCGCTGGGCGCGCCGATCATCGACCCGCGCTTCATCACCGATCCCTTCTCCAAGATTCACGGCGCCGAGACGCACGGCATTGTCAACCTGCCCGCCGCCATCATCATGGGCATCATCACCTGGATCTTGGTGCTCGGCATTCGCGAGAGCGCGCGGACCAACGCTGTGCTGGTGGTTGTAAAACTGGCGGTGGTGATTTTTGTGATCATCGTCGGCTGGTCATATGTGAACCCCTCGAACTGGACCGAGATACCGGTCACTGCCCGCATCGACAAGCCAGGCGCCGACCCAGCCGCCAAGTGGGGGATTTTGGGACTGCTCGGCATCAACGAATGGCTGACGCCCATTGATAAGGCGGTGCAAAGTCCGTTCGCGCCGTATGGCTTCTCGGGCATCATGGCGGGCGCCGCCATGGTGTTTTTCGCGTATATCGGCTTCGATTCCATTTCGACGCACGCGGAAGAGGCGATCAATCCGCAGCGCGACGTGCCGTTTGGCATCCTCGCCTCGCTGGTGATCTGCACGCTGCTCTATATTGGCGTGGCGGCGGTCATCACCGGCATGGTGCCATATCCAGAAATTCATCAAGACGCCGCGGTGGCCGCGGCCTTTCGGCAGAAAGCCCAAACCGATCCCAGTCCGCTGTTGCGCTGGTCGAATGGACTAGTCGCCGCTGGTGGATTGGCGGGCATGACAAGCGTGCTGTTGGTCACGTTTCTCAGTCAGGTGCGCGTCTTTTTGGCGATCGCGCGCGATGGCCTGTTGCCCCCCATTTTCAAGGATGTGCATCCCAAGTACCGCACCCCGCATCTGGCCACCATGCTCACGGGCGGAGTCATCTGCCTGGCGACGGCGTTCACGCCTATTCACATCCTCGAACAGATGGTCAACATCGGCACGCTCATGGCGTTCGTCATCGTTTGCGGATCGGTGCTGATGCTCCGCGTGCAGCGACCCGACGTCAACCGGCCGTTCCGCTGCCCGGCCATCTACATCGTGGCGCCGCTGGGCATTTTGGTGAACTTTATCATGATGCTCTTTCAGCCGTGGGAAACCTGGCTGCGCTTGGCGGTGTGGCTCGCCGCCGGATTGGCCATCTATATGTTCTACGGCCGACATCACAGCACGCTCGGCCAAGCGATCGCGCGCGAGATCCACACGCAAGGCTTCGGCCCGACTGACGCCCCGCTGCCCGGCCCCAAGCGCTAA
- a CDS encoding amidohydrolase, with the protein MGLARTRHVPVRVSLILFGCTLFGGALAGARAWGVETADRIYYGGTILTVNDRSPTAAALAIASGKILAVGGKAEVFRHKSSSTEMVDLAGHALVPGFIDPHSHFLNALQVVGWANVSAPPVGQVTSIYDVVAELKRVQERDNPAPGDWIIGYGYDASTLKERRDITRDDLDPAFPDHPVMLIHVSNHGCVLNSAGFKKVGVDAGTKTPAGGVIMRKPGSEEPAGLLMENAFLPIFAALPKPSTEALLAAMKPAQEQYARAGYTTIQEGATQFGDLNLLRQAAEQKLFYLDLVAIPFFTDAARIVGQPGNDFGVYHNRLKLGAVKCIADGSPQGKTAYWSQPLATAGPVGQRPWRGEPNMTQAAIDEMYALCYRHDVRVFTHANGDAAIDMALAAHRKAAGDGKSDRRPVMIHSQFARPDQLEQFVRLGVQPSFFTNHAFFWGDVHVQNLGRDRAYFLSPMRTAERLGLRGTNHTDYTVTPLDPLFTMWTAVNRVSRSGEVIGIQERITTAEALRALTIHAAYQYGEEQSKGSLEVGKLADLVILSDNPLAVEPMHLRSVRVLTTVKEGAVVFTAP; encoded by the coding sequence ATGGGCCTCGCAAGAACGAGACATGTTCCTGTACGTGTATCGCTGATCTTGTTCGGCTGCACGCTGTTCGGCGGCGCGTTGGCTGGCGCGCGGGCCTGGGGCGTAGAAACGGCCGATCGCATCTATTACGGCGGAACGATACTCACCGTCAACGATCGCTCGCCAACTGCCGCGGCGCTGGCCATTGCCAGCGGCAAAATTCTCGCCGTCGGCGGCAAGGCGGAAGTCTTTCGCCACAAGTCCTCCAGCACCGAAATGGTCGACCTCGCCGGCCACGCGCTTGTGCCGGGCTTCATCGATCCGCATAGCCATTTCCTCAATGCGCTGCAGGTTGTCGGTTGGGCCAATGTCTCGGCGCCGCCGGTGGGGCAAGTGACGAGCATTTACGATGTCGTAGCCGAGCTAAAGCGCGTGCAAGAGCGCGATAACCCGGCGCCCGGCGACTGGATCATCGGCTATGGGTATGACGCGAGCACGCTCAAGGAACGTCGCGATATCACGCGTGATGATCTCGACCCCGCCTTTCCGGACCATCCGGTGATGCTGATTCACGTTTCTAATCACGGCTGCGTGCTCAATTCGGCTGGCTTCAAAAAGGTGGGGGTCGACGCGGGGACCAAGACGCCCGCTGGCGGCGTGATTATGCGCAAGCCCGGCTCCGAGGAGCCCGCCGGCTTGCTCATGGAGAATGCGTTTCTGCCGATCTTCGCGGCGCTACCCAAGCCATCGACCGAGGCGCTGCTGGCGGCAATGAAGCCCGCCCAGGAACAATACGCCCGCGCCGGTTACACCACCATTCAGGAAGGGGCCACGCAGTTTGGCGATCTGAATTTGCTACGCCAAGCGGCAGAGCAAAAGCTGTTCTATCTCGACTTGGTGGCGATCCCCTTCTTCACCGACGCAGCGCGCATCGTCGGACAGCCGGGCAACGATTTTGGCGTCTACCACAACCGCCTCAAGCTGGGCGCGGTGAAGTGCATTGCCGATGGCTCGCCGCAAGGCAAGACGGCGTATTGGAGCCAGCCGCTCGCCACGGCAGGGCCGGTGGGGCAACGTCCCTGGCGCGGCGAACCGAACATGACGCAGGCCGCGATCGATGAGATGTACGCCTTGTGTTATCGACACGACGTGCGCGTTTTCACTCATGCCAATGGCGACGCCGCCATCGACATGGCGCTGGCCGCGCACCGCAAGGCTGCGGGCGACGGCAAAAGCGACCGCCGACCGGTGATGATCCATTCGCAGTTTGCGCGTCCCGATCAACTCGAACAATTCGTTCGCCTCGGCGTGCAGCCGTCGTTCTTTACCAATCACGCCTTTTTTTGGGGAGACGTGCATGTGCAGAACCTCGGCCGTGACCGCGCATACTTCTTGAGCCCCATGCGCACCGCCGAGCGGCTTGGTCTGCGCGGCACAAACCACACCGATTACACCGTCACGCCGCTCGACCCGCTATTCACCATGTGGACCGCCGTGAATCGCGTGTCGCGTTCGGGTGAGGTGATCGGCATTCAAGAACGGATCACCACCGCCGAAGCACTCCGGGCGCTCACAATTCACGCCGCCTACCAATACGGTGAGGAGCAATCCAAGGGCTCGCTGGAAGTGGGTAAGCTGGCCGATCTGGTCATCCTGTCCGACAACCCGCTTGCCGTCGAGCCGATGCATTTGCGATCGGTGCGCGTGCTAACGACCGTCAAGGAAGGCGCCGTAGTGTTCACGGCTCCGTGA
- a CDS encoding methylated-DNA--[protein]-cysteine S-methyltransferase, which produces MNRPESTLVIDSPIGGLAISSNGAALTRIDFVRPPRSAVADQGDDLLREAARQLRAYFAGELAEFDLPLDPTGTEFQRRVWKALCAIPWGQTVSYTEVARRVGQPTATRAVGAANGRNPIAIVIPCHRVIGANGSLTGYGGGLPIKRWLLAHEGSGEDSRPERNTVVTEP; this is translated from the coding sequence ATGAACCGGCCCGAGTCAACACTGGTGATCGACAGCCCGATTGGCGGCTTGGCGATTTCGTCAAACGGCGCCGCGCTGACGCGCATCGACTTTGTGAGGCCGCCGCGGTCAGCCGTCGCCGATCAGGGAGACGACTTGCTGCGTGAGGCAGCGCGACAATTGCGCGCTTACTTCGCTGGCGAGCTAGCCGAGTTCGATCTGCCGCTCGATCCGACGGGCACCGAATTTCAACGACGCGTCTGGAAAGCGCTCTGCGCGATACCCTGGGGTCAAACCGTGAGTTATACGGAGGTGGCTCGCCGCGTGGGGCAGCCCACGGCAACGCGCGCGGTGGGGGCCGCCAACGGGCGGAATCCCATCGCCATCGTCATCCCCTGCCATCGCGTGATTGGCGCCAACGGCTCGCTGACAGGCTATGGCGGCGGTCTGCCGATCAAGCGTTGGCTGTTGGCGCACGAAGGCAGCGGCGAAGACTCGCGGCCCGAGCGAAATACCGTGGTCACGGAGCCGTGA